In Kangiella koreensis DSM 16069, a single window of DNA contains:
- a CDS encoding adenosine kinase, with amino-acid sequence MKHYDLYALGNALVDIEIEVNEQELSRLGVEKGVMTLVDEERHDYLLTHLQGSIHQRASGGSAANSVIALAQLGGKAFHSCKVGKDEAGVFYASDLNSAGVDNGLHELEDNHGTTGKCLVMVTPDADRTMNTFLGISSELKEQDIHFDALADSKYLYLEGYLVSSPEAHQAALSAKKHAQENGVKVATTLSDPNMVRFFKPQIEKLLEDGVDLLFCNADEALEFTDQSDVNEALEILKQSAKQVAITLGKKGAVFFDGDKTHIIEAHPVKAVDTNGAGDMFAGAFLYGLTQGYSYADCGQLASFAAGHLVTQFGPRLYGKAIDELKAFHQQNLAK; translated from the coding sequence ATGAAGCATTATGATTTGTATGCCTTAGGCAACGCACTGGTCGATATCGAAATTGAAGTCAATGAACAGGAATTAAGCCGTCTTGGCGTTGAAAAGGGTGTTATGACGCTTGTAGACGAGGAGCGTCATGATTATCTGTTGACTCATTTGCAGGGTAGTATTCACCAGCGCGCTTCAGGAGGCTCTGCTGCTAACAGTGTTATCGCCTTGGCTCAATTGGGCGGAAAAGCCTTCCACTCCTGTAAGGTGGGCAAGGATGAAGCTGGAGTTTTTTATGCTTCGGATTTAAATTCCGCAGGGGTAGATAATGGTTTACACGAGTTGGAAGATAATCATGGCACTACGGGTAAGTGTTTGGTGATGGTTACTCCTGACGCTGATCGTACTATGAATACCTTTCTTGGTATTAGCAGTGAGTTAAAGGAGCAGGATATCCATTTCGACGCACTAGCTGACAGTAAGTATCTGTATTTGGAAGGTTATCTGGTGAGTTCGCCCGAAGCCCACCAAGCTGCCTTAAGCGCTAAAAAACATGCTCAAGAGAATGGCGTAAAGGTCGCAACGACTTTGTCTGATCCGAATATGGTGCGCTTCTTTAAGCCACAGATTGAGAAGCTTTTGGAAGATGGCGTTGATTTGTTATTCTGTAACGCAGATGAAGCGCTTGAGTTCACTGACCAGTCTGATGTGAATGAGGCTTTAGAAATCTTGAAGCAGTCTGCAAAACAGGTGGCGATCACTCTTGGAAAGAAAGGCGCTGTTTTCTTTGATGGCGATAAAACCCATATTATTGAAGCGCACCCTGTAAAGGCGGTTGATACCAATGGTGCAGGCGATATGTTCGCAGGTGCTTTTTTGTATGGCTTAACTCAAGGCTACAGTTATGCCGATTGCGGTCAGTTAGCGAGCTTCGCGGCGGGGCATTTGGTTACTCAGTTTGGTCCGCGTTTGTATGGTAAAGCCATTGATGAGTTGAAAGCCTTTCATCAACAAAACCTGGCAAAGTAA
- the sixA gene encoding phosphohistidine phosphatase SixA, translating into MKVWIMRHGDAPYIDGERQLSELGKQDVALMAQRLATVLKEQELELEVMLASPYLRAQQTADIVEQQLMSAKVSPFLTEQEPLLRSESDPEMTASYIEALPQSTILLVSHMPLVANLLATWLPQQGRYFPTSAIAELEIVGDKPTFRNFYEP; encoded by the coding sequence ATGAAAGTATGGATTATGCGACACGGTGATGCTCCCTATATTGATGGGGAGCGCCAACTGTCCGAATTAGGCAAACAGGACGTAGCACTGATGGCGCAACGCCTTGCTACGGTACTCAAGGAGCAAGAGCTGGAACTTGAGGTTATGCTGGCCAGCCCATATTTGCGTGCCCAGCAAACTGCCGATATCGTCGAGCAGCAGTTAATGTCAGCTAAGGTTAGTCCGTTTTTAACTGAGCAAGAGCCTCTATTGCGTTCAGAGTCTGATCCTGAGATGACCGCTTCGTATATTGAAGCATTACCGCAGTCGACTATTTTGCTGGTCAGTCACATGCCATTGGTCGCCAATTTGTTAGCCACCTGGTTACCACAGCAGGGGCGCTACTTTCCCACCTCTGCTATTGCTGAGCTTGAAATTGTTGGTGACAAGCCGACATTTCGTAACTTTTATGAGCCATAA
- a CDS encoding lysophospholipid acyltransferase family protein: MRSKVDKILFDWSSRLVRAGRLEWEVEGDLEAQVEEGRRVIIMCNHSSAYDIPLAFTALPGSIRMISKKEMFSIPLLSSAMKAAEILSINRQNRQQAIKDLKIAREKMESGIRIWMFPEGTRSANGEVIPLKKGGIRLAIDTNALIIPVVMQDIYQVLPNKKWLKMRLHQPVKVKVGQAIDCREFDVEHRHELSELVYNSMKRMLEERNS; encoded by the coding sequence ATGCGCAGCAAAGTAGACAAGATCCTGTTTGACTGGTCGAGTCGACTGGTTCGTGCTGGACGCCTGGAGTGGGAAGTCGAAGGCGATTTAGAGGCACAAGTTGAAGAAGGGCGTCGTGTCATCATCATGTGTAACCATTCCAGCGCCTATGATATTCCGCTCGCTTTTACTGCACTACCCGGCAGTATCCGCATGATTTCTAAAAAAGAAATGTTCAGTATCCCGTTACTTTCCAGTGCAATGAAAGCGGCTGAAATTCTTTCTATTAATCGTCAAAATCGCCAGCAAGCCATTAAAGATTTGAAAATTGCTCGCGAAAAAATGGAAAGCGGTATTCGAATCTGGATGTTCCCAGAAGGTACTCGCTCTGCAAATGGTGAGGTTATACCTCTGAAAAAAGGCGGCATTCGCTTGGCGATTGACACTAATGCGTTGATCATCCCGGTCGTTATGCAGGATATTTATCAGGTTCTGCCCAACAAGAAATGGCTTAAAATGCGTCTGCATCAACCAGTAAAGGTTAAAGTTGGGCAGGCAATAGATTGCCGAGAGTTTGACGTAGAACATCGCCATGAGCTATCCGAACTGGTGTATAATTCGATGAAAAGGATGCTGGAAGAGAGAAACTCATGA
- the prmB gene encoding 50S ribosomal protein L3 N(5)-glutamine methyltransferase: MTLSPTYQEAEQSLETVADFIRFAASQFHQSDLYFGHGTDNAWDEAVAIVLQMLDLPQDYPQGMLTAKLLADEKKHLIHAIFERVENRKPLAYITNKAYFVGLEFYIDERVLVPRSPIAELIENDFYPWLEADNPRILDLCCGSGCIGLAIAAYIDDAEVVLSDISDDAITVADINNERLGLYPKAQTVVSDLFESLSDEKFDLIVSNPPYVDSEDLSDMPAEYQHEPEIGLGSGEDGLDITRRILEQAAEHLTEQGCLIVEVGNSWPALEEAFPNVPFSWIEFEKGGDGVFLLTRQQLLEHFS, from the coding sequence ATGACTTTAAGCCCTACTTATCAGGAAGCGGAACAGTCGTTAGAGACGGTTGCTGACTTCATTCGATTTGCTGCCTCGCAATTCCATCAGTCTGATCTTTATTTTGGTCATGGCACCGATAACGCATGGGACGAAGCGGTAGCTATCGTTCTGCAAATGCTCGATCTTCCACAAGATTACCCGCAGGGGATGCTAACCGCTAAATTGTTAGCGGATGAAAAGAAGCATCTGATCCATGCTATTTTTGAGCGCGTTGAGAATCGTAAGCCTTTAGCCTATATCACCAATAAAGCGTATTTTGTCGGCCTTGAGTTCTACATTGATGAGCGTGTGCTTGTGCCACGTTCACCCATTGCCGAGCTTATCGAAAATGACTTTTATCCTTGGTTAGAAGCGGATAACCCACGTATTCTCGATTTGTGCTGTGGTAGTGGCTGTATTGGTTTAGCTATCGCTGCTTACATTGATGATGCTGAGGTTGTTCTTTCAGACATTTCGGATGATGCTATTACGGTTGCTGATATTAATAATGAACGCCTTGGCCTCTATCCAAAAGCGCAAACGGTTGTGTCTGATTTATTTGAATCCCTGTCTGACGAAAAGTTTGATTTAATTGTTTCCAATCCGCCCTATGTGGACTCGGAAGATTTGTCTGATATGCCTGCTGAATATCAGCATGAACCTGAAATTGGTTTAGGTTCTGGCGAAGATGGACTGGATATCACGCGCCGCATTTTAGAGCAGGCTGCTGAGCACCTAACCGAGCAGGGCTGCCTGATTGTCGAAGTGGGCAATAGCTGGCCGGCACTGGAAGAGGCATTTCCGAATGTGCCTTTTAGCTGGATAGAGTTTGAAAAAGGTGGTGACGGTGTTTTCCTACTGACTCGTCAGCAGCTACTTGAGCACTTTTCATAA
- a CDS encoding elongation factor P hydroxylase — translation MIYNQDFHKVEDLVELFNQEFADHNTRLQAGADEPFYQAPEDNKPAIIFSSHDYFASALHECAHWCIAGERRRQLDDYGYWYAADGRTPEQQQEFFSVEQKPQALEWAFALAANLPFRLSLDNLNNPSGDAEAFREQVYTTLVEYFVRGFPPRALRMIQMLCRYYRQSHPIQLPDISACSI, via the coding sequence ATGATTTATAACCAAGACTTTCATAAAGTTGAAGATCTTGTCGAACTCTTCAATCAAGAGTTTGCCGACCACAATACGCGCCTGCAAGCTGGCGCGGATGAACCTTTCTATCAAGCTCCAGAAGACAATAAACCAGCGATTATTTTTTCTTCTCATGATTATTTTGCCAGCGCCTTGCATGAGTGCGCGCATTGGTGCATCGCAGGGGAGAGACGCCGGCAGCTTGATGATTATGGTTATTGGTATGCGGCAGATGGTCGAACCCCTGAGCAGCAGCAAGAATTTTTCAGCGTCGAACAAAAGCCGCAAGCACTAGAATGGGCTTTTGCGCTGGCCGCTAACCTGCCGTTCCGACTCAGCCTTGATAACTTGAATAATCCTTCTGGCGATGCCGAAGCTTTTCGAGAGCAGGTTTATACCACCTTAGTCGAATATTTTGTTCGAGGTTTTCCGCCACGTGCGCTGCGTATGATTCAAATGCTTTGTCGCTACTATCGGCAAAGTCACCCCATTCAATTACCAGACATTTCAGCATGTTCCATTTAG
- a CDS encoding ATP-NAD kinase family protein encodes MFHLGFIVNPFAGIGGKVGLKGSDGKAIREEAFARGAVSQSINRAKIALQVLLPYKDKLFFYTASGDMGEELLKEMGFSYECVYSYQGQSRAQDTVDAAKVIATKNANLLLFAGGDGTARNIYEAVGEDLPVLGIPAGVKIHSGVYAVTPKAAGLVIEQILNNELVSLLETSVMDIDEGAFRRGNVRAKKYGEMQVPAEHRYVQSTKSGGKEVEALVVQDIAEYVVEQMEDDCHYFIGSGTTCATIMDVLKLPNTLLGIDHIFQRELIQADVYEKHLLEILDANPGKVKAIITIIGGQGHIIGRGNQQLSAQVLRKLGRDNVIVIATKTKLQQLNGKPLIIDSDDPTLNEEFSGPIKVITGYEDSVLYPIGRI; translated from the coding sequence ATGTTCCATTTAGGTTTTATCGTAAATCCGTTTGCCGGCATTGGAGGCAAAGTCGGGCTTAAAGGCAGTGATGGCAAAGCGATCCGTGAAGAAGCTTTTGCCCGTGGGGCTGTCAGTCAATCTATAAATCGGGCAAAGATCGCTCTGCAGGTTTTGCTGCCTTACAAGGACAAATTATTTTTCTATACCGCCTCAGGCGATATGGGCGAAGAGCTGCTTAAAGAGATGGGCTTCAGCTATGAATGCGTCTATTCGTACCAAGGGCAATCGAGAGCGCAGGATACGGTTGATGCGGCCAAAGTAATAGCCACTAAAAATGCCAATCTTTTGTTGTTCGCAGGGGGGGACGGAACAGCCAGAAATATTTATGAAGCGGTGGGCGAAGATTTACCCGTTTTGGGCATTCCGGCAGGAGTTAAAATTCATTCGGGCGTTTATGCGGTGACTCCTAAGGCAGCTGGATTGGTGATTGAGCAGATACTCAATAATGAGTTAGTAAGCTTGCTGGAAACATCAGTGATGGATATTGATGAGGGTGCTTTTCGTCGTGGTAATGTGCGGGCAAAAAAATATGGCGAAATGCAGGTACCTGCTGAGCATCGCTACGTGCAGTCCACCAAGTCTGGCGGGAAAGAAGTTGAAGCGCTGGTAGTGCAGGATATCGCTGAGTATGTCGTCGAGCAGATGGAGGACGACTGTCATTACTTTATCGGCTCGGGCACGACCTGCGCGACGATTATGGACGTTTTAAAATTGCCGAATACTTTGTTGGGTATCGACCATATCTTTCAAAGGGAGTTAATTCAGGCTGATGTTTACGAAAAACATTTGCTTGAAATTCTGGATGCTAATCCTGGCAAAGTTAAAGCCATCATCACTATTATCGGTGGACAAGGTCATATTATTGGCCGTGGTAATCAGCAGTTGAGCGCCCAAGTACTACGCAAGTTAGGACGCGATAACGTGATTGTTATCGCCACTAAGACCAAATTACAGCAACTTAATGGCAAACCTTTAATTATTGATAGTGATGATCCGACGCTCAATGAAGAGTTTTCTGGGCCGATCAAGGTCATAACAGGCTATGAAGATTCGGTTTTATATCCTATTGGCCGAATCTAA
- a CDS encoding NAD(P)H-dependent oxidoreductase, whose amino-acid sequence MQNKVLVLFAHPAYEQSIANRAMVSAIRDLEGVTFNDLYEKYPDFFIDVEEEQRLLKEHQIVIFQHPFYWYSSPSLLKEWQDVVLDYSFAYGEGGYQLSGKCLLNAVTIGGSESSYGSSGFNHYPVEELLKPFEQTAIFCGMRYLKPFVLYDALALSDSELADEAHRYAQLLRSLRDDDSLIQEGGY is encoded by the coding sequence ATGCAAAACAAGGTCTTAGTCTTATTCGCCCATCCCGCCTACGAGCAGTCTATTGCTAACCGCGCTATGGTCTCTGCTATTCGAGATCTTGAAGGCGTGACATTTAACGACCTTTATGAAAAGTACCCTGATTTCTTTATTGATGTTGAAGAAGAGCAACGACTTCTCAAGGAACATCAAATTGTCATTTTTCAACATCCCTTTTATTGGTACAGCTCTCCTTCTCTTTTGAAAGAGTGGCAGGACGTGGTATTGGATTATTCTTTTGCCTATGGCGAGGGTGGCTATCAGCTTTCTGGAAAATGCCTGCTCAATGCTGTGACTATTGGTGGCAGTGAGTCGAGTTATGGTTCTAGCGGTTTTAATCACTATCCAGTCGAAGAATTACTCAAGCCTTTTGAGCAAACCGCCATATTTTGTGGTATGCGTTATCTAAAACCGTTTGTTTTATATGATGCATTGGCTTTGTCCGACTCGGAACTGGCCGATGAGGCGCACCGCTATGCACAATTATTACGCTCATTAAGGGACGATGACTCACTAATACAGGAGGGTGGGTATTAA
- a CDS encoding monovalent cation:proton antiporter-2 (CPA2) family protein → MEMQGVLYQTFIFLLAAVIGVTLAKRLGLGSVLGYLGAGIIIGPFALGLVGNDVSDVMHFAEFGVVMMLFLIGLELEPKKLWKLRVPILGLGGLQVLLTTLLITAIAVSILGLHWKMSLAIGMMLALSSTAIVLQTLSEKGLLRTHAGKSSFAVLLFQDVIVIPMIAVMPLLSTLQVDAATSVGHVKELGLQQTFLILGSVLGIILVGRYLVSPIFNWIARTGLREIFIATSLLLVITITLVMQKVGLSPALGAFLAGVVLAESQYRHELEVGLDTFKSLLLGLFFITVGASINLELLVDSVWLIVGLLILLLIVKIAVLGVLARQFKMPLLENLIFTFSLAQGGEFAFVLSTYAAQNGVLDQNTISILTVVVTLSMLLTPLLIIFAERVLQPMLKKDIERRDFDEIDDGETPVIIAGYGRFGQVVSRLLRSQGFNTTLLEYDVMQIELVKKFGTKAFYGDVTNVDILRAAGAETAKLMIIAVDNQDKCLKVTKLCKEHFPQLKVLARAKGRREAHETKKAGADYVIRETLGSALLLGQEALSALGYRHYQAHRAAKTFLHYDNKHLEELSDIWGDDKQYILEAAEKAELLETVLRADQEANKVEQREPWMADWTSEEGAEESQSKKEES, encoded by the coding sequence ATGGAAATGCAGGGCGTTTTATACCAGACCTTTATATTCCTGTTGGCAGCAGTCATAGGGGTAACGCTGGCTAAACGATTGGGGCTGGGTTCTGTGCTGGGTTACCTGGGAGCCGGAATTATCATTGGGCCATTTGCGCTGGGCCTGGTAGGTAATGACGTCAGTGATGTGATGCATTTTGCTGAGTTTGGCGTGGTCATGATGTTGTTCCTGATTGGCTTGGAACTTGAGCCTAAAAAGCTGTGGAAGCTACGAGTTCCCATTTTAGGATTGGGTGGGTTGCAGGTTCTGCTCACTACCTTATTAATTACTGCGATTGCTGTATCGATTCTAGGCTTGCATTGGAAAATGTCATTAGCCATTGGCATGATGCTGGCTTTGTCTTCAACGGCAATCGTTCTGCAAACTCTTTCTGAGAAGGGCTTGCTTAGGACGCATGCTGGCAAATCTTCTTTTGCGGTGCTGTTATTTCAGGACGTTATCGTTATCCCGATGATTGCGGTGATGCCACTACTGTCGACCTTGCAAGTTGATGCGGCGACTTCTGTTGGACATGTTAAAGAACTGGGTTTACAACAAACCTTTTTGATTTTGGGGTCGGTGCTAGGGATTATCCTGGTAGGGCGTTATCTAGTGTCTCCAATTTTCAACTGGATTGCTCGAACCGGACTACGAGAAATTTTTATTGCTACATCCTTGTTGCTGGTTATAACTATAACTCTTGTAATGCAGAAAGTTGGCCTGTCGCCAGCTCTTGGCGCGTTTCTGGCTGGCGTTGTGTTAGCCGAGAGCCAATATCGACATGAGTTGGAAGTAGGGTTAGATACCTTTAAGAGTTTATTGCTTGGTCTGTTCTTTATCACCGTTGGGGCCAGTATCAATCTAGAGCTTTTGGTTGATTCGGTATGGTTAATCGTCGGTCTATTAATTCTGTTGTTAATCGTTAAAATTGCGGTGCTGGGTGTGTTGGCCCGACAGTTTAAAATGCCTCTTCTGGAAAACTTGATATTTACTTTTTCACTTGCGCAAGGTGGTGAGTTTGCGTTTGTACTTTCAACCTATGCTGCCCAAAATGGGGTGCTGGATCAAAATACCATTTCAATATTAACCGTGGTTGTGACATTGAGCATGTTGCTGACGCCGCTGTTGATTATCTTTGCGGAACGTGTGTTGCAACCCATGCTGAAAAAAGACATTGAGCGTCGTGACTTTGATGAAATTGACGACGGGGAAACGCCGGTTATTATCGCTGGTTATGGTCGCTTCGGGCAGGTTGTTTCTCGATTGTTACGGTCACAAGGTTTTAATACAACTCTGCTAGAGTACGACGTGATGCAAATAGAGCTGGTTAAAAAGTTTGGCACTAAAGCTTTCTATGGTGATGTGACTAATGTGGATATCTTACGTGCAGCAGGGGCGGAAACAGCGAAGTTGATGATTATAGCAGTTGATAATCAGGATAAGTGTCTAAAAGTGACTAAGCTGTGCAAGGAACACTTTCCGCAACTCAAAGTGCTTGCCCGCGCGAAAGGTCGGCGCGAAGCGCATGAAACCAAGAAGGCGGGCGCTGATTACGTGATTCGAGAAACCTTGGGTTCAGCGCTGCTACTGGGGCAAGAGGCACTAAGTGCCTTGGGTTACAGACATTATCAGGCGCATCGTGCTGCGAAAACCTTCCTTCATTATGACAATAAGCATCTTGAAGAACTGTCTGACATATGGGGTGATGATAAGCAATATATTCTTGAAGCTGCAGAAAAAGCGGAGTTGTTGGAAACGGTTCTGCGTGCTGACCAAGAAGCTAACAAAGTTGAGCAGCGTGAACCTTGGATGGCCGACTGGACGTCAGAAGAGGGTGCTGAAGAGTCGCAAAGTAAGAAAGAAGAGTCATAG
- a CDS encoding ABC transporter permease, which produces MTLPDIGYLELVYVLLPVVLVGVIFYRWSIPLSDLVIATVRMVVQLIAIGFVLVYLFTTDNWLLGLGVLSFMLVVTGWIALRPLKHKNRHHYIQLVVSLMFGCGSVLALIIVAVLHLEPWYQPRYVIPLAGMLLANTMNSLSLAGERLDSELLISQTQEQARNKAFNTAMIPQINSLLAVGLVALPGMMTGQILSGVSPLLAVRYQIVIMATILCSAAFSVALYLTLRLKARLNSHQD; this is translated from the coding sequence TTGACCTTGCCTGATATTGGTTATCTAGAACTTGTGTATGTCCTTCTACCGGTTGTGTTAGTTGGTGTGATTTTTTATCGTTGGTCGATTCCTCTATCTGACCTAGTAATTGCCACCGTACGAATGGTAGTCCAATTGATCGCTATTGGCTTTGTCCTGGTCTATCTTTTTACTACTGATAATTGGCTACTTGGTCTGGGTGTCTTAAGTTTCATGCTGGTTGTTACGGGTTGGATTGCTTTGCGACCTTTAAAACACAAAAATCGCCATCATTATATACAGTTAGTAGTGTCATTAATGTTCGGATGTGGATCGGTTCTCGCTCTGATTATTGTTGCTGTGCTACATTTAGAACCATGGTACCAGCCGCGTTATGTGATTCCTCTGGCGGGCATGTTATTGGCCAATACCATGAATAGTTTGAGCCTTGCAGGGGAGCGGTTAGACAGCGAGCTATTAATCTCACAGACTCAAGAACAGGCTCGAAACAAAGCTTTTAACACTGCAATGATACCGCAGATTAATAGCTTGCTTGCGGTAGGTTTGGTTGCTTTGCCCGGTATGATGACGGGGCAAATTTTATCCGGTGTGTCGCCCTTGTTGGCGGTTCGCTACCAAATAGTCATCATGGCAACTATTTTGTGCTCGGCAGCATTTTCAGTAGCACTGTATTTAACTTTACGACTCAAAGCTCGGTTAAATAGCCACCAGGATTAG
- a CDS encoding pirin family protein produces MNLRGILMKVRAAELMEGGGFKVRRPFPGQIPDRIVDPFLLIDEMGPTEYEPGEAVGAPEHPHRGFETVTYMLDGVFEHKDSAGNSGRIAPGDVQWMTAGSGVVHSEMPSSLIMEKGGRVHGFQIWINLPAKNKMDSPRYQEIPDESIPTATSEDGRVSVKIIAGEAMGKKAVIDTHTPITFQHWIINPGRSYTQEVKAGLNGMIYVFHGNGLKIDGLKVDDGEMIILHDGDAVKFSLDEDADSHVEFLLLAGEPIKEPVVRHGPFVMNKPEEIKQAILDFENGKMGKIE; encoded by the coding sequence ATGAATTTACGCGGCATTTTAATGAAAGTGCGAGCCGCAGAACTCATGGAAGGTGGCGGCTTTAAAGTTCGACGTCCGTTTCCCGGACAAATCCCCGATAGGATTGTTGATCCTTTCTTATTAATTGACGAGATGGGCCCCACCGAATATGAGCCAGGTGAAGCTGTAGGCGCTCCCGAACATCCGCACCGTGGATTTGAAACGGTAACCTACATGTTAGACGGTGTCTTTGAACATAAAGATTCAGCAGGTAACAGTGGGCGAATTGCCCCAGGCGACGTGCAGTGGATGACCGCCGGTAGCGGTGTTGTACATTCTGAAATGCCATCCAGTTTAATTATGGAAAAAGGCGGCAGAGTGCATGGCTTCCAGATCTGGATCAACTTACCGGCAAAAAATAAAATGGACTCGCCGCGTTATCAGGAAATCCCGGACGAATCGATTCCAACTGCTACCTCAGAAGATGGGCGCGTTTCAGTTAAAATTATTGCTGGCGAAGCCATGGGAAAAAAAGCAGTTATTGATACCCATACTCCGATCACTTTTCAACATTGGATCATCAACCCTGGAAGGTCATATACGCAAGAAGTTAAAGCTGGGCTGAATGGCATGATTTATGTATTTCATGGTAACGGACTAAAGATTGATGGCCTTAAGGTAGATGATGGGGAAATGATCATTCTGCATGATGGTGACGCAGTTAAGTTCTCGCTGGACGAAGATGCCGACAGTCATGTTGAATTCTTACTGCTTGCTGGCGAGCCTATTAAAGAACCTGTCGTCCGTCATGGCCCATTTGTCATGAACAAGCCTGAGGAAATCAAACAAGCTATCCTTGATTTTGAGAATGGAAAAATGGGAAAGATAGAGTAA
- a CDS encoding DUF5676 family membrane protein produces the protein MKLQAMTFGVATAIAFALVWTLCFIFVWALPALSMNLFADMMHSSDMNMQWHFGFSSFLIGLVAWSICGGFTAWLIAVFYNKLS, from the coding sequence ATGAAACTTCAAGCAATGACATTCGGAGTAGCGACTGCAATCGCTTTTGCCTTGGTCTGGACACTATGTTTCATTTTTGTTTGGGCACTACCGGCATTATCAATGAACTTATTCGCCGATATGATGCATAGTAGCGATATGAATATGCAGTGGCACTTTGGCTTTTCCAGCTTCTTAATAGGACTGGTTGCATGGTCAATTTGTGGTGGATTTACCGCTTGGTTGATAGCGGTTTTCTACAATAAGCTATCTTGA
- a CDS encoding putative porin: MKLKLITTAVLFSSAISVSAEEYQVISDITWSNVDVAGDSYDVLGLTGTYFFDKKESLGPYNEFEYINKVSNVGAGYTNWETGEYYTAEVTGELFVDNFLIGAGYAEDKFDNDATLFSLGYLFNEDFLVRVDAMDTDGADTVYNISAAYNHQINDTDYIGFTLATDDNTDYVTLSSKYFTHLGDDKYFTANVSFTDTDFGSTWAVGSSYYFSKATSVSATLGDDDLYEVGAQHFFNENVALYASFASQDELVETETYTIGLRAQF, translated from the coding sequence GTGAAACTAAAATTAATTACTACAGCGGTTCTTTTTTCATCAGCTATTTCTGTTTCTGCAGAAGAGTACCAGGTCATATCTGACATTACCTGGAGTAATGTAGATGTTGCTGGCGACTCATATGACGTTCTAGGTTTGACTGGTACCTATTTCTTCGATAAGAAAGAATCATTGGGCCCATACAATGAATTCGAATACATCAATAAAGTAAGTAATGTTGGTGCCGGTTACACTAATTGGGAAACTGGTGAGTACTACACTGCTGAGGTTACTGGTGAGTTGTTCGTTGATAACTTCCTGATCGGTGCTGGCTACGCAGAAGATAAATTCGATAACGATGCGACTCTATTTTCTTTGGGCTACTTGTTCAATGAAGACTTTTTAGTTCGTGTGGATGCAATGGATACTGATGGTGCTGACACTGTTTACAATATCTCTGCTGCCTACAATCACCAAATCAATGATACTGATTATATCGGTTTCACTTTGGCGACTGACGACAACACTGATTATGTGACTTTGTCTTCTAAGTACTTTACTCACTTAGGTGATGATAAGTATTTCACAGCTAACGTTTCATTCACTGATACGGATTTCGGCAGTACTTGGGCAGTAGGTTCAAGCTACTACTTCAGTAAAGCAACTTCAGTTTCTGCAACTTTGGGTGATGATGACTTGTATGAAGTTGGCGCTCAACACTTCTTTAACGAAAACGTTGCGCTATATGCAAGCTTTGCTTCTCAAGATGAGCTAGTTGAGACTGAGACTTACACCATTGGTTTGCGCGCTCAGTTTTAA